A stretch of the Methylacidiphilum caldifontis genome encodes the following:
- a CDS encoding FtsW/RodA/SpoVE family cell cycle protein → MENHSFTEQNPTSRKQKQFSFFDQFFKFNWFLFLIVLALSLFGITVVYSATYSSSSAEFRNAPFSQFLWLLIGLVIFFIVSFLDYHFIVKWSWIFFLLTIPPLILVLLIGQTVNGAKSWLRFGGFGIEPAELSKLAFILFGSFWIDRFKNRQLIAFSTLSIAAIIPVILILKQPALGSAGVFIPILFALLFIGGLKKRYLLIPILFILAALLYAYIGVAHLGWDIPGLKPYQMNRIRTFFDPNLDPLGSGWTINQSLIAIGSGSFSGKGFLKGTQNMLGFLPKNIAYNDFIFSVIGEEWGFIGGSCVILGEGIVLLLCLRAAFFARDLMGSLVAGGVAAMLFTHIFVNIGMTIKVVPITGIPLPFISYGGTFLIICLIGLGLVESIWIRRQPK, encoded by the coding sequence ATGGAAAACCATTCTTTTACTGAACAAAATCCAACAAGTAGGAAACAGAAACAATTCAGTTTTTTTGATCAATTTTTTAAATTTAACTGGTTTCTTTTTCTTATCGTGCTCGCTTTATCCCTATTCGGTATCACCGTGGTTTACAGCGCTACTTATTCAAGTTCAAGTGCAGAGTTTCGGAACGCACCCTTTTCCCAGTTTTTATGGCTACTGATAGGACTCGTTATTTTTTTTATTGTTTCTTTTTTGGATTATCATTTCATCGTTAAATGGAGTTGGATTTTTTTTCTGCTAACCATTCCACCCCTTATCCTTGTACTCCTGATAGGTCAAACGGTTAATGGAGCCAAAAGCTGGCTTCGTTTTGGAGGGTTTGGTATTGAACCTGCTGAGTTAAGTAAACTAGCATTTATTCTTTTTGGAAGTTTTTGGATAGATCGATTCAAAAATAGACAGCTTATAGCCTTTTCCACACTGTCTATTGCTGCAATCATTCCGGTGATCCTTATTCTTAAGCAACCCGCCCTGGGTTCAGCAGGAGTATTTATCCCTATTCTCTTTGCCTTGCTTTTTATTGGGGGCCTTAAAAAACGCTATTTACTCATTCCCATCCTCTTTATATTGGCTGCTTTACTCTATGCCTATATTGGAGTTGCTCATTTGGGCTGGGATATTCCGGGTTTAAAGCCATACCAGATGAACCGTATTCGAACTTTCTTTGATCCTAACCTCGATCCGTTGGGTTCAGGCTGGACAATCAACCAATCTTTGATCGCCATTGGGTCAGGAAGTTTTTCGGGGAAAGGTTTTCTTAAAGGGACTCAAAATATGCTTGGGTTTCTGCCGAAGAATATCGCTTACAACGATTTTATATTTTCGGTCATTGGAGAAGAATGGGGATTTATTGGAGGCAGCTGTGTGATTTTGGGCGAAGGGATAGTGCTCTTATTGTGCTTGCGAGCTGCTTTTTTTGCAAGAGATTTAATGGGTTCACTTGTTGCTGGTGGGGTAGCGGCAATGCTTTTTACCCATATATTTGTTAACATAGGCATGACCATAAAAGTCGTACCCATTACCGGAATCCCCTTGCCTTTTATCAGTTATGGGGGAACTTTTTTAATTATTTGTTTAATTGGATTAGGTCTTGTAGAAAGCATATGGATTCGACGGCAACCAAAATAA